The segment GTGCTGATGACCGAAGGAATCAATCCGTAGGCGCCGCCCACCCGAGGCCTAAGATGCCTCAACGATAAGATCGTCGCGTGCTGCGCGACCTGTCGATCAAGAACCTCGCGATCGTCGAAGACGTCACGCTCGAGCTCGGCGAAGGATTCACCGCGATCACCGGCGAGACGGGAGCCGGCAAGTCGATCCTGGTCGATGCGCTGACGCTCGTCTCCGGCGGCCGGGCGTCGGCCGACCTGCTCCGCCACGACGCCGACCGTCTCACGGTCTCCGCGCGCTTCGACGGCGTCGACGGCCTCCTACGCACGCTCGAGGACGCGGGGATCGCGCCGATCGACGGGGAGATCGTGGTCCGACGGGAGATCGGCGCGGATGGAAAGGGGCGCGCGTTCGTCGACGACGAGGCCGTGGCCGCGAAGACCCTGGCGCGGATCGGCGAGCGGCTGATCGCGATCCACGGGCAGGGTGGGGAGCGCCGGCTGCTCGAGGCGGAGAGCGCGATCGACCTCGTCGACGCCTTCGGCGGCCTCGAGCGCGAGGCGGACGCGGTCGCGGGATTCGCCCGGGAGCTCCGCGAAGCCGAGACGCGCCGCGAGGAGCTCTCCGAATCCCGCCGCGAGCGCGACCGGCGCCTGGACCTCCTCGGGTACGAGATCGGGGAGATCGACGGCGCGAAGCTCGAGGGGCTCGACGAGGAGGCGCTCGCGAGCGAGCGCAACCTCCTTCTCCACGCCGACCGCGTCCGGCAGCTCGGGGAAGCGGCGGCGGCCGCTCTGTCCGAGGACGAGGGCTCGGCGCTCGACCGCGTCGGCGAGGCCCACCGCGCGGCGGCGGAGCTCGTCCGGATCGACGGCTCCTTCGCGGCGGTCGAGGCGGAGATCGCCGAGATCAAGGCGCGAACCGCCGACATCGCGGGGCAGGTCGCCGGCGCGGCCGCGCGCGTCGAGGCGGACCCCGAGCGGCTCGCCGAGGCCGAGGATCGGCTCGCGAAGCTCCAGCGGCTCAAGAAGAAGTACGGCGCCGGGGTCGCCGAGATCCTCGGATGGCGGGGGAAGGCCGCCGCCGAGCGCGAGGTCCTTCTCCATCTGGACGACGCGCTCGAGGATCTCGAGAAACGGAGCGAGTCGCTCCGCGCCGCCTACGACGCGGCGGCACGGTCGCTCACGGCGGCCCGCCGCGAATCGGCCCGGAAGCTCTCCGCCGCGGTCCAGAAGCACCTCGCGGAGCTCGCCATGGAGAAGGCGAAGTTCCGGGTGGAGCTCTCGGAAGCCGACGAGCGCGTCTCCCCGCGCGGCCGCGACCGGGGCGAGATCCTCTTCTCGGGAAACCCGGGGGAGCCCGAGCGGCCGCTCGCGAAGATCGCGTCGGGGGGCGAGCTCTCGCGGGTCCAGCTCGCGATCGAGTCGGCGCTCCTCGCGTCGCGGGGACGCCGCGCGCAGGGGCGCACGCTCGTCTTCGACGAGGTGGACGCGGGGATCGGCGGGCGGATCGCCGAGGTCGTGGCCCGCAAGCTCTCGTCGCTCGCGGACACGGACCAGGTCCTCTGCGTGACCCACGTGCCGCAGATCGCCGCGCGCGCGGGGCGGCACCTGCGCGCCGTCAAGCGGGTGTCCGGCGGGAGGACGCGGGCCGCGGTCGAGGAGCTCACGGGAGACGAGCGGGTCGAAGAGATCGCGCGGATGCTCGCCGGCGCGACGGTCACTCCGACCGCCCGCGCGCACGCGCGCGCGCTGCTGGCGGCCCGATGAGCGAGTCCCGCCACTCGCGCTCGGAGCGCTTCGCCGGGATCGGCGCGGAGGGGCAGCGCCGGATCGGGGAAACGTCGGTCGCAATCGTCGGCATCGGCGCGGTCGGCAGCGTCGCCGCGGAGATCGCGGCGCGGGCGGGTTTCGGCCGCGTCACGCTGATCGACCGCGACGTCGTCGAGGAGTCGAACCTGCAGCGGCAATTTCTCTTCGACGCGGAGGACGCGCGGGCTTCCGCTCCCAAGGCCGAGGCGGCCGCGCGGCGGCTCGCGCGGATCGACCCGGGCGTCGAGCTTCGCTCCGAGGTTGCCGACCTCGGGTTCCGGAACGCGGACGCGCTGCTCGCAGGCCACGACGTCCTGCTCGACGGGTGCGACAACTTCGAGACGCGCCTCCTCGTCTCCGATTTCGGCAAGAAGAGGGGCGTTCCGACGGTCTACGCGGCGGCGGTCGGTTCCGACGGGCTCGTCTCCGTTTCGATGCCTTCGCCCGACTGGCCGTGCCTGCGCTGTTACCTCGGCGCGCTCCCGCCGGCCGGCTCGTCCCCGACCTGCGACACGGAGGGGATCGTTCCCTCGCTCCCGCCGCTCGTCGCGTCGCTCGCGATGAG is part of the Thermoanaerobaculia bacterium genome and harbors:
- a CDS encoding ThiF family adenylyltransferase, encoding MSESRHSRSERFAGIGAEGQRRIGETSVAIVGIGAVGSVAAEIAARAGFGRVTLIDRDVVEESNLQRQFLFDAEDARASAPKAEAAARRLARIDPGVELRSEVADLGFRNADALLAGHDVLLDGCDNFETRLLVSDFGKKRGVPTVYAAAVGSDGLVSVSMPSPDWPCLRCYLGALPPAGSSPTCDTEGIVPSLPPLVASLAMSEVLRIAVGKRPSRGVLTFSIWEGDVRPVRAFAQARPREGCDACSGRRYPALEGEGATEVVRLCGRNAVQVAPAGRERPDFDRLERALSGFPVQRSANVLSFPAEGVVLTLFSDGRCVVRGTEDFDRARSLYAKYVGR
- the recN gene encoding DNA repair protein RecN, with amino-acid sequence MLRDLSIKNLAIVEDVTLELGEGFTAITGETGAGKSILVDALTLVSGGRASADLLRHDADRLTVSARFDGVDGLLRTLEDAGIAPIDGEIVVRREIGADGKGRAFVDDEAVAAKTLARIGERLIAIHGQGGERRLLEAESAIDLVDAFGGLEREADAVAGFARELREAETRREELSESRRERDRRLDLLGYEIGEIDGAKLEGLDEEALASERNLLLHADRVRQLGEAAAAALSEDEGSALDRVGEAHRAAAELVRIDGSFAAVEAEIAEIKARTADIAGQVAGAAARVEADPERLAEAEDRLAKLQRLKKKYGAGVAEILGWRGKAAAEREVLLHLDDALEDLEKRSESLRAAYDAAARSLTAARRESARKLSAAVQKHLAELAMEKAKFRVELSEADERVSPRGRDRGEILFSGNPGEPERPLAKIASGGELSRVQLAIESALLASRGRRAQGRTLVFDEVDAGIGGRIAEVVARKLSSLADTDQVLCVTHVPQIAARAGRHLRAVKRVSGGRTRAAVEELTGDERVEEIARMLAGATVTPTARAHARALLAAR